From one Eriocheir sinensis breed Jianghai 21 unplaced genomic scaffold, ASM2467909v1 Scaffold146, whole genome shotgun sequence genomic stretch:
- the LOC126990135 gene encoding uncharacterized protein LOC126990135 isoform X2, whose protein sequence is MRDGKAAEPAAASPPPSAGKGKGAAGSAGKKGAAGLSKKMRSFLQEQEATVVAAITACQEAQSQLDQYEATLTGWVERQQQLEDSLQGLMDQSRSSRELLQQEKFRVAPKRKEAKKKEQELQAVREKLRTRATEQEALKMAAEVIHLTSEAEQVLEECQQCFPDAGILTTARKVREASSAALEAAKAVQAALETVSTEEPRPQSVPEEPRPQSVPEEPRPQSDPEEPRPQSDPDLTIMEKVQFILKPSLKAEDFRSLTQRTRSLLQAGRVFAVHQVEGQLRQARIGLEAGRVCLHALADHPPPLGASTLQVSQVVPPSPPCTVFLDLSWPGRAPRRVHIRLSPDTQRGRQFLMLCTGQRGPSYRGTRLYEVVLKGGPGEWVYGGDYASNDGEGECVLLPGLEEGGERRPWRAGDVWGEGRQGVFGITTRDDQGGWRCCCVFGEVVEGLHVVAEAAQHSDIKEVTVVDCGVVL, encoded by the exons ATGAGAGATGGCAAGGCGGCGGAACCAGCAGCAGCCTCGCCGCCACCCAGTgccgggaaggggaaaggggcagCAGGATCAGCTGGCAAGAAGGGAGCAGCGGGTCTCTCCAAGAAAATGCGTTCCTTTCTGCAGGAACAGGAGGCCACagttgtggccgccatcaccgcctgccAGGAGGCTCAGTCCCAGCTGGACCAGTATGAGGCCACCCTGACAGGCTGGGTCgagcggcagcagcagctggaGGACAGCCTCCAGGGACTGATGGACCAGAGCAGGAGTTCCAGGGAGCTCCTGCAGCAGGAAAAGTTCCGTGTGGCaccgaagaggaaggaggcaaagaagaaggagcaggagctgCAGGCTGTGCGGGAGAAGTTGCGCACTCGTGCAACAGAGCAAGAGGCACTCAAGATGGCTGCTGAAGTGATTCACCTCACCAGTGAGGCGGAGCAGGTGTTGGAGGAGTGCCAGCAGTGTTTCCCTGACGCCGGCATCCTCACCAccgccaggaag GTGAGAGAGGCATCTAGTGCAGCCCTGGAGGCCGCCAAGGCTGTCCAGGCGGCTCTGGAAACTGTTTCTACagaagaacccaggccccagtcagtcccagaagaacccaggccccagtcagtcccagaagaacccaggccccagtcagacccagaagaacccaggccccagtcagacccagaccTCACCATCATGGAAAAAGTGCAGTTCATCTTAAAGCCAAGCTTGAAG GCCGAGGACTTCCGCAGTCTGACACAGCGCACCAGGAGCCTGCTGCAGGCTGGCCGGGTGTTTGCTGTGCACCAGGTGGAAGGTCAGCTCCGACAAGCAAGAATAGGCCTCGAAGCCGGCCGGGTGTGCCTCCATGCCCTGGCGGACCATCCCCCGCCACTGGGCGCGTCAACCCTGCAG GTCAGCCAGGTCgtgccgccctcccccccctgcacggTGTTCCTGGACCTGTCCTGGCCGGGCCGTGCGCCGCGCCGGGTCCACATCCGTCTGAGCCCCGACACCCAGCGGGGCCGCCAGTTCCTGATGCTGTGCACGGGGCAGCGCGGCCCCTCCTACCGCGGCACCAGGCTGTACGAGGTGGTGTTGAAGGGGGGGCCGGGAGAGTGGGTGTATGGCGGGGACTACGCGAGTAATGATGGTGAGGGGGAATGTGTGCTGCTGCCTGGCcttgaggagggtggggagaggaggccATGGCGGGCAGGggatgtgtggggggaggggaggcagggtgtGTTTGGCATCACCACCAGGGACGATCAGGGTGGGTGGCGTTGTTGTTGTGTcttcggtgaggtggtggagggactgcacgtggtggccgaggcagcccaacacagcgacattaaggag gtgactgtggtggactgtggcgtggtgctgtaa
- the LOC126990135 gene encoding uncharacterized protein LOC126990135 isoform X1, with protein sequence MRDGKAAEPAAASPPPSAGKGKGAAGSAGKKGAAGLSKKMRSFLQEQEATVVAAITACQEAQSQLDQYEATLTGWVERQQQLEDSLQGLMDQSRSSRELLQQEKFRVAPKRKEAKKKEQELQAVREKLRTRATEQEALKMAAEVIHLTSEAEQVLEECQQCFPDAGILTTARKVREASSAALEAAKAVQAALETVSTEEPRPQSVPEEPRPQSVPEEPRPQSDPEEPRPQSDPDLTIMEKVQFILKPSLKAEDFRSLTQRTRSLLQAGRVFAVHQVEGQLRQARIGLEAGRVCLHALADHPPPLGASTLQVSQVVPPSPPCTVFLDLSWPGRAPRRVHIRLSPDTQRGRQFLMLCTGQRGPSYRGTRLYEVVLKGGPGEWVYGGDYASNDGEGECVLLPGLEEGGERRPWRAGDVWGEGRQGVFGITTRDDQGGWRCCCVFGEVVEGLHVVAEAAQHSDIKEVTVVDCGVVL encoded by the exons ATGAGAGATGGCAAGGCGGCGGAACCAGCAGCAGCCTCGCCGCCACCCAGTgccgggaaggggaaaggggcagCAGGATCAGCTGGCAAGAAGGGAGCAGCGGGTCTCTCCAAGAAAATGCGTTCCTTTCTGCAGGAACAGGAGGCCACagttgtggccgccatcaccgcctgccAGGAGGCTCAGTCCCAGCTGGACCAGTATGAGGCCACCCTGACAGGCTGGGTCgagcggcagcagcagctggaGGACAGCCTCCAGGGACTGATGGACCAGAGCAGGAGTTCCAGGGAGCTCCTGCAGCAGGAAAAGTTCCGTGTGGCaccgaagaggaaggaggcaaagaagaaggagcaggagctgCAGGCTGTGCGGGAGAAGTTGCGCACTCGTGCAACAGAGCAAGAGGCACTCAAGATGGCTGCTGAAGTGATTCACCTCACCAGTGAGGCGGAGCAGGTGTTGGAGGAGTGCCAGCAGTGTTTCCCTGACGCCGGCATCCTCACCAccgccaggaag GTGAGAGAGGCATCTAGTGCAGCCCTGGAGGCCGCCAAGGCTGTCCAGGCGGCTCTGGAAACTGTTTCTACagaagaacccaggccccagtcagtcccagaagaacccaggccccagtcagtcccagaagaacccaggccccagtcagacccagaagaacccaggccccagtcagacccagaccTCACCATCATGGAAAAAGTGCAGTTCATCTTAAAGCCAAGCTTGAAG GCCGAGGACTTCCGCAGTCTGACACAGCGCACCAGGAGCCTGCTGCAGGCTGGCCGGGTGTTTGCTGTGCACCAGGTGGAAGGTCAGCTCCGACAAGCAAGAATAGGCCTCGAAGCCGGCCGGGTGTGCCTCCATGCCCTGGCGGACCATCCCCCGCCACTGGGCGCGTCAACCCTGCAG GTCAGCCAGGTCgtgccgccctcccccccctgcacggTGTTCCTGGACCTGTCCTGGCCGGGCCGTGCGCCGCGCCGGGTCCACATCCGTCTGAGCCCCGACACCCAGCGGGGCCGCCAGTTCCTGATGCTGTGCACGGGGCAGCGCGGCCCCTCCTACCGCGGCACCAGGCTGTACGAGGTGGTGTTGAAGGGGGGGCCGGGAGAGTGGGTGTATGGCGGGGACTACGCGAGTAATGATGGTGAGGGGGAATGTGTGCTGCTGCCTGGCcttgaggagggtggggagaggaggccATGGCGGGCAGGggatgtgtggggggaggggaggcagggtgtGTTTGGCATCACCACCAGGGACGATCAGGGTGGGTGGCGTTGTTGTTGTGTcttcggtgaggtggtggagggactgcacgtggtggccgaggcagcccaacacagcgacattaaggaggtgactgtggtggactgtggcgtggtgctgtaa